The genomic region CTTGAACTAATTccttggatgaatgtttcccatgtactaggcaacccTTCTAGAGAAATGAGCAttagctctttgctttggatctcatatccaagcgttgccagttcatcccttagggctgatatccgcataaagtatgcattgattgactctcctttgttcatgcttatatgatttatttctctttctAGAGCCAAGGTTTTACTTGCAATGTTTATATTGAATGCACTTTTGGGTGCTTTGAACATATGGTAGGCAATCTCATGCTTTGTTATTATTGGTATAATATGATTTCTCACTCTATCGACTATGATCTTCATGGCATTTTCATTTAAATCCATGTCGATTTGTCAGGTTCATTCTCTAGTTCTTTAGATTCAACTTTAGTCtcttttagaatcatcttaattctgaatTTGCATGCTGAAAAATTATcgcctccttcaagtctatcctcaaatCTGATAGCATTAGCCATGGGAAATGTAATGTTTATATCCTcgatttgaacttctcaaatttaAATTCCTTAGGTTCGAtcaacctggctttgataccatgtaaatgtaattcaaatttatgttcaaaatctgaaattgtaagaatttagatattcttttactttctaattgaatttattcaatgcttaaggaatatatttaatcttttacTATTTGTATTAACTGTTCCTTCTTATATTGCAGATTGTTGTAGAtaacatttattgatttcgatgatATCTGCAACATTCctcatgacatatatatatatatatatatatatatatatatatatatatatatatatatatatatatatatatgatgcccaacgatcaaggcatgccttgatcgggcATACCTGTTTACATCCCCTACCAAGACACGTCTTGATCGGTTCACAAGCACCAATTCATTAAGGTGTTTACTGATAACTATCAGTTCAAATCAGATGCTATTTAATTGTTATATTAACTGATAACAAATCATTATGTTTCTAATGCTATTTTATTATTATGATAACCCATAACAAATTGGTAAGATGCAAGTGCAATACGATTATAATGTAGATCGATAACAAATCGGTATTAAAGCAAGAGCAAGTTTAATACGATAACTATCATAGCTATCATATGATAACATCAATCGGTGTTATCATATGATAATTATGATAGATAACATAAATCCGATCTGCTTAATTATAATCACACCACAacataagaaatatggtcatagcatGATTGGTGATAGATTTGTAATGATGTCCAAGTGTGGAAATGTGCAATCCGATGCTTGGAATATGAAATGCATATAAAGATAATTATAACAAGTTTAATCACTCAATCATGAAGTCTACCATTATCTTGTAGTTacatcgataaggtagatgattgaatgagagataaatgaagtctctcattcaatcatttatcttaccgaagctacttagTCTCAACACGAATGATcagaaattgtaaattaaattttcAACAAATGTAAGCAGAAAGAGTAAGGAATGAGCATAAATTTTAAAGCACACTGGTCAAATTTGCATTATTGTTTTCATTCAATATGGAGAATGAGAAAGAAACTTTCTtactttttaaatttgattttattttgtaGGGTCAATTTTGCATTGTGATTTCGATCTAAGAAATAGAGGAATAAAATTTAAGGTTCTGTAGTTGTAAGAACCTAGAACCCATCAAAGCTCAAATCTCATATAATTTTTCTTTCATGAATGTATATAGATATACACTAGTCtttacaaatttcaccattacattcttaaaaaaattacaaaagcaAATATTCTAACATTCAATTAAGTATATTTAATGAACAACATGCCCTTACTCTTTCATGCAAAAATATATTTTGTGAATATATTATTTCAACTTAGCATCACTTAAAATGAAAACTACATTTTATAATTGTTACTAGAGATTTATATAAAAGCATATCTTAAGATAGAGATGCTACTACGGTTACTTAAAAGAAAATGTAACATTACAATATCTTGAGTATGCTTTAAAACTTAGATACTTCTATAAGGACTTGTAGAAAAGGAAGTTGAATGATATTGTAGCTCTTAAATCCCACTTTAAAAAATAATTGGCTAAATTCTTCCTCACTTCTCTCCTTTCCACCCATAGTAGAGATCATCATATGTATATCAAACAATAAACCTAGTCGATTCAAGCTTCCTTGTGAACCATCAATTAGTGCATCAACAATTAGAACCTTTCCATCTTTTGGTGTTGCTTCATAGCTTTTCCTCAAAATTTCTATGCAATGATCATCATCCCAATCATGTAAAATCCACTACAATAAATATAATAGTAACCTCTTGGAAAACCTAGTATTTAAGTAACAAAGAAATTGAAGTTATTAAAGAATGCAATAACAAGATATGAACATATAAAGAGACATAGTGCTGATGTAACAATGAAATAAAATTCATAAAATACTAGTGTATGTTATTTCTTAATTTGAAAGTTTTTACCTTCATGAAAATTACATCTCCACAAGGAATTTGGTCAAACATATTTCCACCAATATGCTTCACTCCtgtaaataaaaaataacaaataaccAATATATATttatgaaaagaaaataaaaatacatagttATAGAATTATTTGAAACAAATAATTTTTTCAATAAAATTACGTTACTAAAATTGGTTAAAAAGACTTTCCCTTCAAGTAAATACTCtttagtattttattctaagtAGTACCACTCTGTCCAGACCAATCACCATCACTATAGATCCAAAACTGAAAAAGAAAACAAATTACTTTTTCCTGCGTTGAAAACTGAGACGAGGGCTCTCACCAGGTATGGCAGGTGCAGTTGCAATGACATGGGGCAAATCAAAGTTCATGCCTTTTATGTGTGAATGTTGACCAAGTATAGCAGACAATGCAGAGCCCACGCCTCCAGCTACATCCACCACACTCCTAACACTCTTGAACCCATCATACATCTTCACCACAGAAGCCATGACATCTTTTGTATGGCAGGCCATGGCCTGGATAAAAAGCTTGTTGGCTTCAGCATTTGAACTCACATATTCCCAGGGGCTTGTGCCATGCACCTTGACAAAGGGATGACACCCTTCCAAGACAGCATCACGAAAATGGTGGTGAGTATCCAAGTACACTTTGTCTACTGCCAACATCAGAAACGGCACAAAGGAATCCCTGTTTCCTTCCTTCACAAGCAACTTCGAGACGCTGTTCAAACCATATTTCAATTGCTTGATTTGCTCATCTATGTCTTCAGTGAAGACCCCACAAAAAGCCAGCAATCTCAAAATTCTAAACAAGTATTCCCTCTGGGGAACCTTATTTTTTGTGGAGGCAGAAATGTGTTGAGCAATTTCATCCACAGTGAGAGGATTTTCTCTGCCACGTGTAGCTAGAATTTCCGGGATGTTAAGCAAGACAGCAGCTTTGAGAGCCATGGGCTTGGCAGCAGAAAGCATCATCTCATAAAGGTGGAGATGGGCTTCCATTTTCCTGGTGTGAGCTGAAGAGATTGGAATGATTCAGTTACAGTTTTCCTTCCCTTTTTATAGAGAAAAATTATGTTTTGCCTCCTCACACGTCATGTACCTGAGGTCATTAGCCCGAGAAATTTTCTCAGATTTACCTTAGTGCACGTTTAATTGGATGACTAATTTGTTTCTTTGCATTTACATCTAAATAATTACCTCTATAAATTGTATGTGATACCAATTTCAGTTAATTAGACTCTTTCTCATGAGGCTAAATTTCTCCACTGTTCATTGGGTGACCAGTTTATCGTTTTCGGGGTAGATTCAAATAATCTACTTTCCTCAACTATTTATGATATAATGTTTGCGACTTATATTTTCTCACTTCAGGCTAAAATTTCGCGGCTGACGTACCAGTTttgtcataaaaaaaaaatatgggtCATCTTCTGAGCTTCTAGGGTACACATAGTCATGTTGATGCAACTTTCGCACTCAGAAATTCACGCTACAGAGATAAGCATGTTGGCACCTAACAAAACATGGGTCACCAGCTCCTTTCAAATCGATGTGGATATGGCTAAAAATAGTGATCACAATAGATATCATCATTAGATAACAATGATGATATGGGATTAAAATGTTATTCATGAAAATTCAAATCTAAGAGACACATCCAAATTAAGCTTGATAATGAATGATTTTGAAAGATACCATCCTCTTACATGTGCATATTTAGTCAAAATACAATGTCTAATTTGATTTAGACATATGTCTTTATTATTGTTGATAAATTATATAAGAAGAGATATAAGAACatctatttaattttaattattttaacaaagattaaaataaaaaaattttagttaattttttttaaagattagcGATTGTTAGGGATATCCATTGTTAGCGATTGTTGTGAGTCATGAATTTATAATATGATATCGACATGGGTATATATTTGTTAACATTAGTTGTGAGTCACATCATTGTAGTTAGTCATCTATTAAAATCGTGATATGAAATGGAATATTAATAGATATGAAATGGAATATTTGTACATATGGCATGGAAATCAAACTTGTACTGTATGCCAGGTGTTTATAATTTAGAGATTGAAGATAACAGCTTTGATTTCTGTAATGTATAATGTTTCAACGGTGATGTATAATGTAATGCGTAGCTCGATTTGTAATGTGATATATAATGTAATACGTAGCTCGATTTGTAATTCTCGTCCGATTCAATCGACGCGAAATTTTCGGATTTACAGTACTTAACGTTTAACTACTAATTCATATGTAAATTAATACATAATTTAACCTGTTTGTGATACCATTTGTAAAAGCTTTTTATTCACCCTTTTGAGGCTAAAATTTTGTGTGACTTAGACCAGACACCGTTTTGACTTGAAAAGCTATCATATTAAGATAAGATTCatacaaaacaaatagaaaataaacttTAGGAGACTTTGTCCTTTCAAGTAGGTATCATATGTCTCATTCGAGATATTTAGATATTTCAATTGAGAAATTAAATTTTTACAATATTATATATTATGAGTTAAAGTATTAATTTTTTAatctttaaattaaaatttatttcagTAGTTCTATGGattgattttttttccaaattaacACATATCAAATATGTCAGTAAAGAAGATCAATTCATTTATTTCTAAATCTTGTAGTTAAAGTTATGTCTTTAATGTGTAAAAAAAATTAGGTAAGTTTTTCACTTAAAAAGTGCGATGTAAGAAGATGAAACTCGGAATACTTTATCAATTTCTGTTTTCAAAATCAAGTGGAATAGCATTTGGTAAGTTGTGTATAATAAGGCTCTTGGTTTGAATGTATTTTCAGTAATTGGGTTTCTAATTTATAGCGAATTGATCAAGATATATCAACATTGGTTTGATGAAAATCTCTAAGACAATGCTCTCTCTTTTCTTCTCTTTAACACTTATTCCCTTAAATGCTAATTTCCTATAGTATTTTTTATGCGTTCTTGAAAATCTATTTCTACAAGGGCACTCCCTACCAATGCAAGTTTTTTATATGAATATATTTGTCTGTACCTATTGATTAGAAATTATACTACATATATCAACAGAAAAAGGGTAGAGAGACACAAAATCACCCCTCAAAGTTCAAACATGTAGTGCCTAAAAGGATAAATTACTGTAAGGACATAACCGAATAACTAGATAAATAGATAACAACAACAAATATAAAAA from Cryptomeria japonica chromosome 3, Sugi_1.0, whole genome shotgun sequence harbors:
- the LOC131035982 gene encoding caffeic acid 3-O-methyltransferase-like; protein product: MEAHLHLYEMMLSAAKPMALKAAVLLNIPEILATRGRENPLTVDEIAQHISASTKNKVPQREYLFRILRLLAFCGVFTEDIDEQIKQLKYGLNSVSKLLVKEGNRDSFVPFLMLAVDKVYLDTHHHFRDAVLEGCHPFVKVHGTSPWEYVSSNAEANKLFIQAMACHTKDVMASVVKMYDGFKSVRSVVDVAGGVGSALSAILGQHSHIKGMNFDLPHVIATAPAIPGVKHIGGNMFDQIPCGDVIFMKWILHDWDDDHCIEILRKSYEATPKDGKVLIVDALIDGSQGSLNRLGLLFDIHMMISTMGGKERSEEEFSQLFFKVGFKSYNIIQLPFLQVLIEVSKF